The genomic DNA ACGTTACCAGCGGGAACGAGAATCTGGAAGAACTGATGGTGCAGATGCGTCACTCGCACCTGCCTAAACTGGCGGACGCGGGCTTCATCGAGTGGGATCAGGAGATGAATCGTATCAGAAAGGGGCCGAAGTTCGAGGAGATCCGACCATTACTGGAGTTGATGGCGAACCACAGCGAC from Haloglomus litoreum includes the following:
- a CDS encoding DUF7344 domain-containing protein, translated to MLDALSNRYRRRLLVALLEHNPQEDDDPQVPDDVTSGNENLEELMVQMRHSHLPKLADAGFIEWDQEMNRIRKGPKFEEIRPLLELMANHSDELPDDWL